A stretch of DNA from Triticum dicoccoides isolate Atlit2015 ecotype Zavitan chromosome 2A, WEW_v2.0, whole genome shotgun sequence:
TGACCGAGAAGAGGCCCTCTGAAGCATACTCAGGTGCCATGTAACCGCTGCGGCACAACACAAAACGTGGAGCATTACTATATATATACTATAATCCAGTCAGCACGCCGCTGCATTAATTCGGTATTCATCAGGGTTTGCCTGTTAAAAATGGGTAAAAAAGTTTGATCAGTTTTATTTTTTCTCTTACTAGGTGCCGACGACCCTGTTGGTGTTGGCCTCCGTCATGTTGGAGCCGAAGATCCTGGCCATGCCGAAGTCGGAGATCTTGGGGTTGAGGTCCTTGTCCAGCAGTATGTTGCTGGCCTTCATGTCCCGATGGATGATCCGCACCCGGGAGTGCTTGTGCAGGTATAGGAGCCCCTGCGCGATCCCTTCCATTATGTGCCGCCGCTTCTGCCAGTCCAGCAACGGACCTCGCTCTTGGTCTGCATTGCAAAAAGTTACCATATCATATCAGCTTTTTTCCTACTGGTGGTAGCATTCACGGGAAGAACTGAAGATGGTCTTAAGAAAAGCTTCTGCACGTAGTAATTTACCGAAGATGAAGAAGTCTAGGCTTCGGTTGGGCAGGTACTCGTAGACCAGCATCTTCTCCTCCTCCTGCACGCAGCAGCCCACGAGCTTGACGAGGTTCGTGTGCTGCAGCTTGGCGATGAGCTGGATCTCGTTCTTGAACTCCACAAGCCCCTGCCCGGACTGCGCCGCCAGCCTCTTCACCGCCACCTCGGCTCCGTCAGAAAACTTTCCCTGCAAAGAAACAAAATGACAACAAAAAAATTAGCGTTTGATCGATCAACCGATTGCATTATTACATGGTTAAATGGCGTATCCGCTTGCCTTGTAAACCGGACCGAAGCCGCCTTGTCCGAGCTTGTTCTCGTCGGAGAAGTTGTCCGTGGCAGCGGCGAGCTCAGGGAAGTCGTACAAGGTGAACTCTGAGCTGCTCTCTTCGATCTTCCACAGCTTCAGCGCCTCCTCTGTCTTCGAGTTGTTCCTCTTATGACCTTGTTCTAATTTCGTGTTTCCTGAATTGATTGTATTTGCAGGTAGTGCATGAGTTAAAATGGTGCCGAGAAAAAGCACGGAATATTGTTGCAACGTGTTGTCTTGGCCTTACCAGCTCCTTTTCTTAGCCTTCTGATGAGGAGAAGGCAGCCAACCAACATAGAACAGAACACCGTAACGGACACGCATAAAACGATTATTAGGGTCTGCATGTGCTTGCTTCCTGAGCGATACAAAGCAAAATATATAGGAGTATGAAACAATAGTATAACTAATAAAAATCAAAAAATAGTTAAACAAATTAAGTACAGCCAGTTCTTCATGTTTTTATGGCtcttgaaataaataaaaaaggatgTACACAGTACGCTCTCCCTTACCATTGCTTTCTGTTGGTGAAGATGAGCCACCGGGTGTGCCGATCCTGACGTTGGCCATGCCGTCGTAGAACTGGTAGCCTTCATAGCGAATATTGCACCGGACGCCGACGATGCGGCCGCCCTCGCGGCCGTCGTACCACTGGCGGGTCTGCTCCTGGAGGCCCTGGAAGCAGTGCCAGCACTGCCCCGGGGAGAGGTCCGGCGTGCACTGCGCCAGGCCGTACACCGTGGGCAGCTGCGGGTTGATGTACATGACGGCGCTGGCAAACCGGCGCACCGACGAGTTGTACGCGCCGTACATGGACATCTCCCCGAACAGCGTGCCGACCAGGGACAGGAAGAAGCTCCGGGACGTGGCGTTCCGGCTGTCCCACGCGGCGTACGTCGACCCGTTCACGTCCATGCCGTTAATCACCGGGCTGTTGTCGTCCGGCCGCGCCAGGAAGTCCTCGCCGGAGTAGCGGAGGGTGCAGAGGTCGTGGTAGAACGTGGCGTCCCTCTCGCCGGCGCAGAGCGCCCGCAGCTGCGTGAACGCGTTGTCGAGGCAGCCGGAGCACGCCCTGGCGTCCGTGATGTCGCCGCGGCAGAGCGCGAGGGCGAAGACCTTGTCGGGGGAGGCGCCGATGGCCGCCGAGGCGTAGAGGGACGGAGAGGTGGAGGCGTCGGCGGGGAGCTCGGCGGTGAGGCGCGCGAGGTTGGCCCCGAAGGCGTCACGCGCCGTGTAGTTGCCGGTGGTGCCATTGCACGAGTACTCCGagtaggcggcggcggcgatggcgcgtGGCttcaggaagaggaggaggtggacgaggaggcAGGGCAGGACGCCAGCCATGCCGGCCTCTTTCATTTTTCTGATGGTGGTTCCCCGTAGCTTGTTGCTCTCGTTTTAAAATTTAAACGGGTTGGCAAAGTCAAAGGCTGCAACAAGATGGTGGTTGGTTGCTGTCAATTGTTCTCTCCGATTTTTCTGCGAGGGTTCCTTGGGTCTAATTGGCCGGGTTGACAGTCGACAGGAAGGTTGCAACAAAAGAAAACTTCTCTTGATAGTGCGGCAGAAAGGAAGCAAAATTCGTCAGGTAGCAAGAATTTGATTACGCAGATAGCAATTGACGAGCATTCGTTTTTACCCTGCACGTGTAAATACCAACGACCCCGCTGCGACCTGGAACAACCATGCTGAGCCGAGATGAAACACAATTATTTGTAGTAGTATATCTCGGTCTGCGTCTCAGCGTGTGAAACGATCGTGCACCCGGTTGATGTGCATCAGATACACAGTCCAAAGGTTACTGTCCGATGACGGCTTGGATGGACGCATCACACTAATTATATCTACCAGAATGCTTTTCGCTGACGACTTTGAAGCTATTACTGCAGGCTGGCCTGTTTTCAAAACCGTACTTGCTTCTAGTTTCTACCTAGTTCAGAGAAAATCAATGAACTACACCCGAAAAGAGTTGTAGTGCTATCTGCCATTTCCTAGCCTTTTTGACCCGTCAATTCACTTCTCATAAGCCACTTGTCAGTTGCCTATGTGTCAGCCCCGCTGACATAGCTGGGACACTGGGCAGGGTCACTGCCAAGGAGGGCCCACGCCTCGACGACAACTCACGACCAAGACGCAAGTAATGTGAGAATCTTCGCTACGGCGGGCCGGACTGGGCCAATCACATCACCCTGAGCCCAGGCAATACTTAAGGGAGAGCAGGAAGGAAGGGCAGGCATCCGCGTAGGATCAGACAACGACGGTTGTCTCCCCTACCAACCCAAAATGCCCCGTTCTTCGCTTATCTCCAATTCCTTGTAATCGAGACCTAGAACTATGATTCGATGATCAAGTGAGTGTAGATCGTGTGTACCTCATATGTATCCTAACATCTGGTATCAGTCAATCGTGTGTGCGCGTTAGTTTTCTTCGACAACATACTAGTCTTCGGTAAAACATTTGAGGCACACATTGAGCACCTGAAGCCACCATGAGAGACGAGAGGGAGGTGGAAACACGGCCGCCTGAGGCGGCCGGtctttcgccgccgccgccgccccattcCTCGACAGGGGGgtgggggtgaaggaaatatgccctagaggcaataataaagttattatttatttccttatatcatgataaatgtttattattcattcaagaattgtattaaccggaaacatgatacatgtgtgaatacatagacaaacagagtgtcactagtatgcctctacttgactagctcgttaatcaaagatggttatgtttcctagccatagacaaagagttgtcatttgattaacgggatcacatcattaggagaatgatgtgattgacttgaccccttccgttagcttagcacttgatcgtttagtttgttgctattgctttcttcatgacttatacatgttcctatgattatgagattatgcaactcccgtttactggaggaacactttgtgtgctaccaaacgtcacaacgtaactgggtgattataaaggtgctctacaggtgtctccaaaggtacttgttgggctggcgtatttcgagattaggatttgtcactccgattgtcggagagatatctctgggcccactcggtaatgcacatcactataagccttgcaagcaatgcaactaatgagtgagttgcgggatgatatattacggaacgagtaaagagacttgccggtaacaagattgaactaggtattgagataccgacgatcaaatctcgggcaatagTAACATACcggcgacaaagggaacaacatatgttgttatgcggtttgaccgataaaaatctttgtagaatatgtaggagccaatatgagcatctaggttccgctattggttattgaccggagacgtgtctcggtcatgtctacatagttctcgaacccgtagggtccgcacgcttaaagttagatgacgattatattatgagtttatatgttttgatgtaccgaaggtagttcggagtcccggatgtgatcacggacatgacgaggagtctcgaaatggtcgagacgtaaagatcgatatattggacaactatgtttggacaccggaaaggttccggaaggtttcagaCATTTATTGGAGtaacgggggttaccggacccccccccccccgggaactaatgggccttgttgggccttagtggagagagagagaggggccggccagggcaagagaggcgcgcccctccccttgagtccgaataggacaaggaaagggggggtgcccccattgcctttcccctctcccactccttccttccccctccttcttggattaggaaagggaggggcaaacctacttggagtaggtttccccctcctagggcgcgccacccccttggccggccctctcctcctccctctttatatatggaggagggggcaccccatagacacaataattgatctcttgatctcttagccgtgtgcggtgcccccctccaccataatccacctcgatcatatcgtagcgctgcttaggcgaagccctgcgtcggtagaacatcatcatcgtcaccacaccgtcgtgctgacgaaactctccctcaacactcggctggatcggagttcgagggacgtcatcgagttgaacgtgtacaGAACTCAGagatgtcgtgcgttcggtacttgatcggtcggatcgtgaagacgtacaactacatcaaccgtgttgtgctaacacttccgctttcggtctacgagggtacgtggacacactctcccctctcgttgctatgcataaccgtgatcttgcgtgtgtgtgtgtgtaggatttttttgaaattattacgttccccaacagtggcatccgagccaggttttatgcataggtgtcatatgcacgagtagaacacaagtgagttgtgggcgatacaagtcatactgcttaccagcatgtcatactttggttcggcggtattgttggatgaagcggcccggaccgacattacgcgtacgcttacgcgagactggttctaccgacgtgctttgcacacaggtggctggcgggtgtcagtttctccaactttagttgaaccaagtgtggctacgctcgatccttgagaaggtttaaacatcactaacttgacgaactatcgttgtggttttgatacgaggtaagaacgattcttgctcagcccgtagcagccacgtaaaactttgcaacaacaaagtagaggacgtctaacttgttttttgcagggcatgttgtgatgtgatatggtcaaggcatgatgctatattttattgtatgagatgatcatgttttgtaaccgagttatcggcaactggcagagccatatggttgtcgctttattgtatgcaatgcaatcgccctgtaatgctttactttatcactaagcggtagcgatagtcgtagaagcataagttggcgagatgacaattatgctatgatggagatcaaggtgtcgcgccggtgacgatggtgatcatgacggtgcttcgaagatgaagatcacaagcacaagatgatgatggccatatcatatcacttatattgattgcatgcgatgtttatcttttatgcatcttatcttgctttgattgatggtagcattataagatgatctctcactaaattatcaagatataagtgttctccctgaatatgcatcgttgcgaaagttcttcgtgctgagacaccacgtgatgatcgggtgtgataggctctacgttcaaatacagcgggtgcaaaacagttgcacacgcggaatactcaggttaaacttgacgagcctagtatataacagatatggcctcggaacactgagaccgaaaggtagagcgtgaatcatatagtagatatgatcaacatagtgatgttcaccattgaaactactccatctcacgtgatgatcggacatggtttagttgatttggatcacgtgatcaattagaggattagagggatgtctatctaagtgggagttcttaagtaatatgattaactgaacttaaatttatcatgaacttagtacctgatagtttcttgcttgtctatgttgattgtagatagatgcctcgtgttgttgttccattgaattttaatgcgttccttgagaaagcaaagttgaaagatgatggtagcaattacacggactagatccgtaacttgaggattatcctcattgctgcacagaagaattatgtcttggaagcaccgctgggtgccaggcctgctgcagatgctgatgACAATGTTAAGAAcatttggcagagtaaagctgatgactacttgatagttcagtgtgccatgctttacggcttagaaccgggacttcaacgacattttgaacgtcatggagcatatgagatgttctaggaattgaagttaatatttcaagcaaatgcccggattgagagatatgaagtctccaataagttctatagctgcaagatggaggagaatagttctgtcagtgaacatatactcaaaatgtctgggtatcatattcACTTGACTCaaccgggagttaatcttcctgttgatagtgtcattgacacaattcttcaatcactgccaccaagctacaaatgctttgtgatgaactataatatgcaagggatgaataagacaattcccgagctcttcacgatgctaaaggctgcggaggtagaaataaagaaggagcattgatacgtctccaacgtatctataatttttgattgctccatgctatattatctactgttttgggcaatattgtgctttattttccacttttatattatttttgggactaacctattaaccggaggcccagcccagatttgctgttttatgcctatttcagtgttttgaagaaaaggaatatcaaacggagtcgaaacggaacgaaatcaactggagaagttatttttggaacgaaagccaccagatagacttggactccacgtcaggagatacgggaggtgctcacgagggtggggggcgcccccctagggcgcaccccctgcctcgtggggcccccgtggctcctccgacgtacttcctgcacccatatatatcgtcgtaccctaaaacttccaggagaaaatagatcgggagttccgccgccagaagcctccgtagccaccaaaaaccaatctagacccgtaccggcaccctgccggagggggcaatccctctccggtggccatcttcatcatcccggtgctctccatgacgaggagggagtagttctccctcggggctgagggtatgtaccagtagctatgtgtttgatctctctctctcccgtgttcttgatttggcacgatcttgatgtatcgcgagctttgctattatagttggatcttatgtttctccccccccccctctactctcttgtaatggattgagtttcccctttgaagttatcttatcggattgagtctttaaagatttgagaacacttgatgtatgtcttgccgtgcgtatctgtgctgacaatgggataccacgtgattcacttgatgtatgttttggtgatcaacttgcggtttcctcccatgaacctatgcataggggttggcacacgttttcgtcgtgattctccggtagaactttggggcactctttgaggtcctttgtgtttgttgaatagatgaatctgagattgtgtgatgcatatcgtataatcatacccacagatacttgaggtgacattggagtatctaggtgacattagggttttggttgatttgtgtcttaaggtgttattctagtacgaactctagggctgtttgtgacacttataggaatagcccaacagattgattggaaagaataactttgaggtggtttcgtaccctaccataatctctttgttcgttctccactattagtgactttggagtgactctttgttgcatgttgagggatagttatatgatccaattatgttattattgttgagaggacttacactagtgaaagtatgaaccctaggacttatttccacgcattgcaataccgtttacgctcacttttaccattagttaccttgctgtttttatattttcagattacaaatacctttatctaccatccatataccacttgtatcaccatctcttcgccgaactagtgcacctatacaatttaccattgtattgggtgtgttggggacacaagagactctttgttatttggttgcagggttgcttgagagagaccatattcatcctacgcctcctacggattgataaaccttaggtcatccacttgagggaaatttgctactgtcctacaaacctctgcacttggaggcccaacaacgtctacaagaagaaggttgtgtagtagacatcaagcatcaagtgttgatggtcaataagaccaccagtttcaagaaaaaaggcaaagggaagaagaaggggaacttcaagaagaacggcaaacaagttgctgctcaagagaagaaacccaagtctagacctaagcctgagactgagtgcttctattgcaagcagactggtcactggaagcggaactgccccaagtatttggcggataagaaggatggcaaggtgaacaaaggtatatgtgatatacatgttattgatgtgtaccttactaatgctcgcagtagcacctgggtatttgatactggttctgttgctaacatttgcaactcgaaacaggtgctacgaattaagcgaagattggttaaggacgaggtgacgatgcatgtgggaaatggttccaaagttgatgtgatcgcggtcggcatgctacctctacatctaccttcgagattagttttagacctgaataattgttatttagtgccagcgttgagcatgaacattatatctggatcttgtttgatgcgagacggttattcatttaaatcagagaataatggttgttctatttatatgagtaatatcttttatggtcatgcacccttgaagagtggtctatttttgttaaatatcgatagtagtgatacacatattcataatattgaagccaaaagatgcagagttgataatgatagtgcaacttatttgtggcactaccgtttaggtcatatcggtgtaaagtgcatgaagaaactccatactgatggaattttggaaccacttgattatgaatcacttggtacttgcgaaccttgcctcatgggcaagataactaaaacgccgttctccggaactatggagcgagcaacagatttgttggaaatcatacatacagatgtgtgtggtccgatgaatattgaggctcgcggcgggtatcgttactttctcaccttcacagatgatttaagcagatatgggtatatctacttaatgaaacataagtctgaaacatttgaaaagttcaaagaatttcagagtgacgttgaaaatcatcgtaacaagaaaataaagtttctacaatctaatcgtggaggagaatatttgagttatgagtttggtcttcatttgaaacaatacggaatagtttcgcaactcacgccacccagaacaccatagcgtaatggtgtgtccgaacatcgtaatcgtactttactatatatgtatggtgcgatctatgatgtctcttactgatttaccgctatcattttggggttatgctttagagacggctgcgttcacgttaaatagggcaccatcaaaatccgttgagacgacgccttatgaactatggtttggcaagaaaccaaagttgtcgtttcttaaagtttggggctatgatgcttatgtgaaaaagcttcaacctgataagctcgaacccaaatcggagaaatgtgtcttcataggatacccaaaagagactgttgggtacaccttctatcacagatccgaaggcaagacttttgttgctaaatttggaatctttctagagaaggagtttctctcgaaagaagtgagtggggggggggagtagaacttgatgaggtaactgtacctgctcctctattggaaagtagtttatcacataaatcagttccagtgattcctacaccagtaagtgaggaagctaatgatgatgatcatgaaacttctgatcaagttactgccgaaccttgtaggtcaaatagagtaagatccgcactagagtggtacggtaatcctgttctggaagtcatgttacttgaccatgacgaacctacgaactatgaggaagcgatgatgagcccaaattccgcaaaatggcttgaggccatgaaatctgagatgggatccatgtatgagaacaaagtgtggactttggttgagttgcccgatgatcggcaagccatagagaataaatggatcttcaagaagaagactaacgctgacggtaatgttactatctacaaagctcgacttgttgcgaaaggttttcgacaaattcaagggattgactatgatgagaccttctcacccatagcgatgcttaagtctgtccgaatcatgttagcaattgccgcattttatgattatgaaatttggcaaatggatgtcaaaactgcattcctgaatggatttctggaagaagagttgtatacgatgtaaccagaaggttttgtcgatccaaagggagctaataaagtgtgcaagctccagcgatccatttatggactggtgcaagcctctcggagttggaataaacgctttgatagtgtgatcaaagcatttggttttgtacagacttttggagaagcctgtatttacaagaaagtgagtgggagctctgtagcatttctaatattatatgtggatgacatattgttgattggaaatgatatagaatttctggatagcataaagggatacttgaataagagtttttcaatgaaagacctcggtgaagctgcttatatattgggcatcaagatctatagagatagatcaagacgcttaattggactttcacaaagcacataccttgacaaagttttgaagaagttcaaaatggatcaagcaaagaaagggttcttgcctgtgttacaaggtgtgaagttgagtaagactcaatgcccgaccactgcagaagatagagagaaaatgaaagatgttccctatggttcagccataggctctatcatgtatgcaatgctatgtaccagacttgatgtgtgcctttctataagtctagcagggaggtatcaaagtaatccaggagtggatcactggacagaaagaacatcctgaaatacctgaaaaggactaaggatatgtttctcatttatggaggtgacaaggagctcatcataaacggttacgttggtgcaagctttgacactgatccggacgattcttaaTCGCAAattggatatgtgtttacattaaacggtggagctgtcagttggtgcagttctaaataaagcgttgtggcgggatctatatgtgaagcggagtacatagctgcttcggaagcagcaaatgaaggagtctggatgaaggagttcatatccgatctaggtgtcatacctagtgcatcgggtccaatgaaaacttttgtgacaatactagtgcaattgctttggcaaaggaatccagatttcacaagagaaccaagcacatcaagagacgcttcaactccatccgggatcaagtccacagagtgtcagtagtatgcctctacttgactagctcgttaatcaaagatagttatgtttcctagccatagacaaagagttgtcatttgattaacgggatcacatcattaggagaatgattgacccattccgttagcttagcacttgatcgtttagtttgttcctattgctttcttcatgacttatacatgttcctatgactatgagatcatgcaactcccatttactggaggaacactttgtgtgctaccaaatgtcacaacgtaactgggtgattatgaaggtgctctacaggtgtctcccaaggtacttgttgggttggcgtatttcgagattaggatttgtcactctgattgttggagaggtatctctgggcggtaatgcacataactataagccttgcaagcaatgcaactaatgagttagttgcgggatgatatattacggaacgagtaaagagacttgccggtaacgagattgaactaggtattgagataccgacgatcgaatctcgggcaagtaacataccgatgacaaagggaacaacatatgttgttatgcggtttgaccgataaagatcttcatagaatatgtaggagccaatatgagcatccaggtttcgctattggttattgactggagacgtgtctcagtcatgtctacatagttcttgaacccgtagggtccgcacgcttaaagttagatgacaattatattatgagtttatatgttttgatgtaccgaaggtagttcggagtcccggatgtgatcatggacatgacgaggagtctcgaaatggtcgagatgtaaagattgatatattggacgactatgtttggacaccggaaaggttccggaaggtttcagacatttatcggagtaccgggggttaccgcccccccccccccgcgggaactaatgggccttgtttggccttagtggagagagaggggccggccagggcaagaggcgcgccccctccccttgagttcgaataggacaaggaaaggggggcgccccccttgcctttcccctctcccactccttcctccccctccttcttggattaggaaagggaggggcaaacctacttggagtaggtttccccctcgtagggcgcgccacccccttggccggccctgttctcctcccccctttatatacggagg
This window harbors:
- the LOC119354269 gene encoding putative cysteine-rich receptor-like protein kinase 20, with the protein product MAGVLPCLLVHLLLFLKPRAIAAAAYSEYSCNGTTGNYTARDAFGANLARLTAELPADASTSPSLYASAAIGASPDKVFALALCRGDITDARACSGCLDNAFTQLRALCAGERDATFYHDLCTLRYSGEDFLARPDDNSPVINGMDVNGSTYAAWDSRNATSRSFFLSLVGTLFGEMSMYGAYNSSVRRFASAVMYINPQLPTVYGLAQCTPDLSPGQCWHCFQGLQEQTRQWYDGREGGRIVGVRCNIRYEGYQFYDGMANVRIGTPGGSSSPTESNGSKHMQTLIIVLCVSVTVFCSMLVGCLLLIRRLRKGAGNTKLEQGHKRNNSKTEEALKLWKIEESSSEFTLYDFPELAAATDNFSDENKLGQGGFGPVYKGKFSDGAEVAVKRLAAQSGQGLVEFKNEIQLIAKLQHTNLVKLVGCCVQEEEKMLVYEYLPNRSLDFFIFDQERGPLLDWQKRRHIMEGIAQGLLYLHKHSRVRIIHRDMKASNILLDKDLNPKISDFGMARIFGSNMTEANTNRVVGTYGYMAPEYASEGLFSVKSDVFSFGVLLLEIVSGKRNSSGHGQHYGEFVNLLGYAWQLWRDGRAFELVDPTLGHCSEVADIMRCVKVALLCVQDNAMDRPTMTDVTAMLGNDGVPLPDPRRPPHFHLRVTSDDEEDGAGGSGARTRSTHFTGSCSTNDVTISTIEEGR